The following are encoded in a window of Colletotrichum lupini chromosome 3, complete sequence genomic DNA:
- a CDS encoding PAP2 superfamily protein, with protein sequence TNPPFGPLYRHLLHLPTSPLALRRDSRLPSPPRASVAMQDFSTFLKGKPTLPSLWTGNLNFAKLNPIPHRYRPSRAKRNQKKRASGNYTGAEDVTSLQKSLNPLDTLRKLQNHKWRLLDLQYTILVALIIFSLCITPSAPLIKTLAVTGGLLLLTIPVTSQFFFPGLSIWAYLIYFFCSRFIDAKYRPHIWVRVLPALENVLYGANLSNILSAHTHPVLDILAWIPYGLGHFGAPFICAGFLFLFAAPKTLPIFAKCFGWLNVLGVTIQLVFPCTPPWYENEHGLAPAAYGMSGSPAGLARIDAILGIDMYTTSFSTAPVPFGAFPSLHAADAVMEALILSYCFPRFRPLFVIYVGWIWWATMYLNHHYAVDLVGGSLLSAGIFYFAKARYLPQQQADKKTRWEYDYVEIGEQTKVFDEEYGRMYNMGYLQRRGSSDSDEWTVGSSSSYSTSRRGSGSLSPALSEESGRSIFSIEIRPDNDRYEIPQLTEVAVQ encoded by the exons ACCAACCCGCCCTTTGGTCCTCTTTACCGTCACCTATTACACCTTCCAACTTCGCCCCTCGCCTTGCGTCGCGATTCTCGACTTCCTTCCCCTCCGAGGGCATCAGTAGCCATGCAGGACTTCAGCACTTTCCTGAAAGGAAAGCCCACGCTGCCATCTCTATGGACCGGTAATCTCAACTTCGCCAAGCTCAACCCCATCCCCCACCGATACCGACCCAGTCGAGCAAAGAGAAATCAGAAGAAGCGCGCATCCGGAAACTACACTGGTGCCGAAGATGTCACTTCACTGCAAAAGTCTCTCAACCCCCTCGACACATTAAGGAAACTGCAAAATCACAAGTGGCGCCTCCTCGACCTGCAGTACACGATCCTCGTCGCCCTCATCATCTTCTCGCTCTGCATTACGCCCTCAGCGCCACTAATCAAGACCCTCGCCGTCACTGGGGGCCTCCTGCTTTTGACGATACCCGTCACCAGCCAGTTCTTCTTCCCAGGCTTGAGTATATGGGCATACCTCATCTATTTCTTTTGTAGCCG CTTCATCGATGCGAAATACCGCCCCCACATCTGGGTTCGCGTCCTCCCCGCCCTCGAGAACGTCCTCTACGGTGCCAACCTCTCCAACATCCTGTCCGCTCACACCCATCCGGTTCTCGACATTCTCGCCTGGATCCCGTACGGACTTGGCCACTTTGGCGCTCCCTTTATCTGCGCtggcttcctcttcctctttgcCGCTCCCAAGACGCTTCCGATCTTCGCCAAGTGCTTCGGATGGCTAAACGTGCTCGGCGTCACCATCCAGCTCGTCTTCCCCTGCACTCCTCCGTGGTACGAGAACGAGCATGGCCTCGCCCCAGCTGCCTACGGCATGTCCGGATCCCCCGCTGGCCTGGCCCGCATTGACGCTATCCTCGGCATCGATATGTACACCACCAGCTTCTCGACCGCTCCGGTTCCTTTTGGCGCTTTCCCGTCGCTGCACGCTGCGGACGCCGTCATGGAGGCTCTCATCCTGAGCTACTGCTTCCCCCGCTTCCGCCCTCTGTTCGTCATCTACGTTGGATGGATCTGGTGGGCAACCATGTACCTCAACCACCACTACGCAGTCGATCTGGTTGGCGGCTCTCTGCTCTCGGCTGGAATTTTCTACTTCGCCAAAGCCCGATACTTGCCTCAGCAGCAGGCTGACAAGAAGACTCGCTGGGAGTACGACTACGTTGAGATTGGCGAGCAGACCAAGGTTTTCGACGAGGAGTACGGACGGATGTACAACATGGGATACCTTCAGCGCCGCGGCAGCTCCGACAGCGATGAGTGGACAGTTGGCAGCAGCTCTAGCTATAGCACATCTAGACGGGGTAGCGGAAGTTTGAGCCCCGCCCTTTCCGAAGAATCCGGTCGCAGCATTTTCAGTATCGAGATCAGACCCGACAACGACAGATACGAAATCCCTCAGCTCACAGAGGTGGCTGTGCAGTAA